TTCACCTTCAGTGCTGCCGATGTACAGGAAAGGGATGCTATTTATAAAACCAATTATGAAAATGTACTGCGCGGGGTGAACACATACTGGCTGAGTCAGCCATTGCAAACCGGCCTCTCTACCAAACATGCGCTCAACCTGGAAGGTGGCGACAATAATATGCGCTACCAGGCAGGCATCACCTACAATAAAATCGACGGTGTGATGAAAGGCTCAGGAAGGAATACCATGGCGCTTTTTACAACACTTTCCTATACTTATCGTAACCTGATCTTCAGGAATCAGCTGGAGTTCAACAGGAATGTTTCCACCAATTCGCCCTACGGATCATTTTCGGAGTATGCCAAACTCAACCAGTATTATAAGCCTACTGATGACAATGGAAACCTGGTGAAAGTGATGGGGCTGTATCCTTTCTACAACGGCCCGGACCGTAATGTGTACAATCCGCTTTACAATGCAGGCCTCAATGTGAAATCGGAAAGTGGTTATTCCCAGCTGATCAACAACTTTTATATCGATTGGCGGATCAGTCCTGCAATACGCGCTACCGGTAGTATTTCCTATTCACGGAATGAAAGCAGCTCTGATGTGTTCCTGCCTCCCAGCCATACCAGTTTCATCAACTACGATGCCAATGGAATGTCTGACCGGAAAGGGACATATACGAAAGGTGACGGCTATAATCAGAACATTATTTCCAATATCGGCATCAATTACAATAAGATGATCGGCGGCCATCAGATCCTGGCCAATGCCACCTGGAACCTCAACACGAGAAGAGATGTATCTACTACGGTGATTGCGGAAGGGTTCGGAAATGATAATGTGGACAATATTACTTTCGCCACCAAATATGCGCTGAACACAAAACCAACGGGTTCGGATAGCCGTGTACGTGAAATAGGGGTGGTTGGTATCCTTGGTTATTCCTATGAGGACCGTTATCTCTTTGATGCCAGCATCCGTTCAAATGGTTCATCCATGTTTGGAGTTGATAACCGCTGGGGCGCATTCTGGTCGCTGGGCGTTGGATGGAACCTGCACAAGGAACCATTCATGAATAATATTACCTGGATCAACCAGCTGAGGTTACGTTCATCCTATGGCTATACCGGTGCACAGAACTTCAATCCTTTCCAGGGAAGGGCCCGTTACACTTTTGGCAGCATCGTTTACAATAATAGCCTGGGTGCTGAATTGCAGGGGCTGCCTAATAATTCATTGAAATGGCAGAAGAAGATGGACTTCAATGCTGGTTTCGATATGATGGTGAAGCGCTTCCTTACACTCCGTTTCGATTATTCACGAGGCGTTACTACAGACCTTTTGGTGGATATGACCATCCCACCATCTATGGGATTCAATACTTACAAAGAGAATGTGGGAGAGATCCTGAATAAAGGATATGAATTTTCAGTGGGGGTAACGCCCTGGCGTGATGATCGCAAAAGAGCCTGGGTGACTTTCAATTTCACCGGCGCTCATTTCGAGAATAAGTTGCAGAAAGTATATGACATTTTCACTACCTGGAACCAGAAGCAGGATGCGGATAAGAACATTAATCCCGGCGGAACCGGATTCAACAGGGATACTTACCGCCGCCCCGCTGTGTACCTGATCGAGGGGCAATCGATGGATGCTATCTGGGGTGTACGTTCCCTGGGCATCGATCCGCTTACCGGCGAAGAAATGTTTGTGGACAAAGATGGTAATAATACATTCTTATGGAGTACAGCCAACCAGACGATCATTGGAGACAAGAATCCAACACTCAACGGAACACTGGGGCTGAATGCAGGTTACAAGGGATTCTCACTTTCGGTTGCCTGTACATACCGCTATGGAGGAGATCTCTACAACTCCACCCTAGTTGAAAGGGTTGAGAATGTAACGGGAATGGATAACCTGGACAAACGTATCCTGGAATCATGGCGCAAGCCCGGTGATATTGCACAATACAGGGTGCTTACGCTTACCGGAGGAACTTCTGATGTCAATACCCGGCCTACTTCCCGATTTGTGCAGCGCGATAATGAGCTCTATGTTTCTTCTCTCAATCTTGCTTACGATTTTATACAGCAGCGCTGGTTGAAGAAAGCGGGAATGGACAACCTGAGATTGACTTTTTATATGAATGAACTGGTGCGTCTCTCCAGCATTCAGATCGAGCGTGGTACAGACTATCCGTTTGCGCGCAACTTTTCATTCCAGGTTCAGGCTTCTTTTTAGTCATATTCAAATTGTACAGAACAATGAAATCATCTAAATATTTTCTGATAGCATTCCTGGTGATCACGGCAGTTTCCTGCAAGAAATGGCTGGATGTGAAACCCACTTCTGAGCTCGACCGTTCGGAGATCTTCTCTTCTGAGCGTGGGTACAGGGAGGCGCTCACCGGCGTGTATGCCAATCTCACCAAACCCGAATTGTACGGCCGGGAAACTACCTGGGGAATTGTGGAATGTATGGCAGGCACATACGGAGCAGGTATGGCTGGTAACTACAGGACCTTTGCCACTTATGGTTACAAGAAGACCAATCCTAATTACTGGACCGGGATCGTTACGTTTTTCAATCCGATCTGGACTGGTGTGTACAAACAGATCGCCAACCTGAACTCCCTGCTGGAAACCATCGATGGCAATAAAGGCATATTCAGTGGCGACAATTACAATATCGTCAAAGGTGAGGCGCTTGGCCTGAGAGCTTACCTGCATTTTGAATTGTTATGTTTATATGGTCCATCCTATGCTTCCGGTGGCGCCAATACGCCCGCCATTCCCTATATTGATAAGCTCACTACCATGATCAGCCCGATGTTAACGGTTGACAGCGCAATGGGGCTGATCATCAGGGATCTTGAAGCATCCAAAAAGTTGTTGGTGAACGACCCTATGCACATGGGAACAACACCTCCGGAGGTGCTGGCACCACTGCCTGGTTCTTCCTATTCCAGCTTTGGTGTGGCGTCTTATCATAACCGCCGCTTCAATTTCAATTATTATGCAGCCATTGCTACATTGGCCCGCGCTTACATGTGGAAGGGCGATAAGGTGAACGCATTACTACAGGCCAAAGAGATCATGGCTGATCAGTCTGCCCGGTTCCCCTGGGTGAAAAGCACCAGGGTAGTGCCGCCGACTGCTGCCACTTCAGAGCAGGACAAGACCTATGCAACCGAAACGATCTTTGCACTCAATATCAAACTGATAAATGATTACCAGGATGGGCTTATTTACCAGGGAACCAAACGCCTGAGTTCATTTGCCCTCTGCCCTCACGCATACAGTACTTCCGGAACAATATTCGAAGGAAGTACCGATCTGAGAAAGAATAACCTTGCAACTTCCTACAGTGGCAGCATTGCGGTCAGCAATAAATTCCACCAGGTAACCGGCATCACATCTGTGTATAGTTTCTTCCAGGAGCGTGTACCATTGATACGCACTGCTGAAATTTATTACATAGCTGCTGAGTGTGAATCAGATCCTTCAGTAGCGAGATTGTATGTGGATTCTGTGCGCTCCAAACGTGGTCTCGCCAATATGCCGCTCAGTCCAGCCATTACGCGTACAGATCTGGATATCGAGATCAGGAAGGAGTATCAGAAAGAGTTCATCGGTGAAGGCAGGCTATGGTTCTTCCAGAAAAGAAAGGACCTGGACCTCGCATCTGCGGCTAACCAGGCGATCTATAAAACTTCTGCCATGTTCCTGAAGAACGCTTACGTTTTGGATCGCCCGGATGATGAAGACGGTAACCGGTAATTAATCAACTTAAGAAATGATGTTATGAAATATATCAAGTATATACTGATCATCACTTTGAGCGCCTGCCTGGCAGGATGCAGCAAGGAAACGCTTGACCTGTGGAATACTTCCAATAAATTATGGTTCGCCAATGTGGATACCCTGGTGATGGCATCCTTTAAGAAACTGCCGGCAAATGAGAACGAGTTCAATGTGAAGGTGCCTGTGCAAATGGCCGGAAAAACAGCTGATCATGACCGTAAGTTCACTGTTGAAGTGCTGAAAGACAAACGAAATCCTGAAACATCCTACAAGATAGATGATCCTGTTGTGCCTGCCGATTCTATCAGGGGCGCTTTCAAACTGAAGATCACAAAAACGCCCAACCTGGTTACTGAAACAGATACTGTCACCTTTATCCTGCGTTCCGCGGGAGAATTCGAGACCGGCCTTGCCACCAACCTGAGGTGCACTGTGATCATCACCAATAAATACACCAAACCTGCCTGGTGGTACGATAACCAGTGTGGTGCTTATTCCGAAGCCAAACATGAAGTGCTGTTTACCGTGTTCGGTAATGACGATGATATCAGGGGAGGCGGAGCAACTACGTATTCAAACAGCTACAACTGGGGACATGTAGACGCATTGTACAACCTCTGGAAACTGAATACCTATTGTGAACAGAATGGCCTGCCATTCCGGTTTGCCAACGGAAAGTAACCCCAAACTCTAACCTGAAAAAGCGTACAAACTATTATGAGAACTATATATTATCTTTTTGCAGTGCTGCTGCTGGTTGGATGCTACAAAGACAAAGGCAATTATGAATATTCTGACCTGGAAGAAATGGATATCTCCCTCCCTTTCACCAGTTATGAAGTGGGAGCAGGAAAGCAATTGACCATCGAGCCTATAATAGAAACAGCAATACCCGAGTCGGACATTCAATGGCAATGGGATGTGAACTTCACACCATCCAACAGTTATATCGGCTTTTACAAGTTTGCTGAAGGTAAGAAGCTCGATCATGTATTTTCTTTGAACGGGCTGATGCCATCAACAGGTACCTACAGTATTCGCCTTCATGCCAAGCAAATATCCAGTGGCAGGGAATTTTATTCGCCGGTTACCGCTCTCAGGATCACATCTGAGTATACAGGACTGATGGTGCTTCACGGAGACGACACTCAAAGTGATATCGGTCTGCTCCAGGCAACGGATTTCCGGGTCACCGAAGGAACGATGCCAACCGTTTCGATCCCCCATCTTTATTCATCCCTCAATAACAATCAGAAGATACCAGGCAAGGGTATTACCGTTGTGCAAACAGTTACTGCTTACCTCTACGATATCAACAGGGCCAGGGTGGTGGCTCTTACCGATGCAGGAGCAGCCTGGATCAGCTATGCTGATTTTTCAAAACTTGGTACCTGGAATGATATGTTCATGCCGGGTGTGAATGCGGGACAACCGCAGAGTATCCAGCCGCAGGGACAGGTTGTATATGCTGTAGATGGTGGTCAGCTATTCGGACGAGTGAACGGTAGCTATGAAGTATTCCCTGTTCCGCTGCCTGCAGCGCAAGGATATTATGCTGCAACTCCTTTCTTTGAAGTAGGCACCAATGCCCGTGTGCAGGGTTTCTTTTTCGATAAGAATACACGGGGGTTTGTAACATGCACCAACACGAATAATTTCGTCCAGTTTACAGATAAGGTTACCAGCGGTATCAGCCAGGTTGTTACAGCGAAGTATTTCAACATGGCTGCCATGAATGCGGACCTTGTGTATGTAGACAGGGGAGCCAGGCAGGCTCATTACCTGGCAGTGATGAAAGAAGCGAATGGCAATAAATACCTGGCGGAGCTCGATTGGTCTGCCAGCAATGACGTGGACATCCCATTTGCAAAATATGATATGCAGGTATTGCCCAATATCAATGATGCAATATTCCATGCCTTCGGAAATAACCAGGTTGCGATGTGCTATTATGCTACCCCAACAAAAGTATATCGCTACACGGCCAACAACAATGAAACACTCGCCGGAAAATCCAATGAACTGAGATTGCAGAATGGGAATCCCATTGTGTTCGATGGCGATATCACTATGATGAAGATCCTGAAGCCGAATCAGAATCCTTCAGGTTCACTGATGGTGAATTATTACAATCACAATAAGATCATGCTGGTGGCTGTGTACAAGAACAACCAGGGTACGCTGTACAGCCTGAAACTTGATGAACCAACAGGCGATGTGATCTCTTATACTACATACACTGGTTTCAATAAGATCTATGATGCAGATATCAAAGGGCTATAGTTGATGTAGCTGACTTTTCAAGTTGTTTTACTCTCATGTGTTTTATACCGGAGCCGGGGCTTGGCCCCGGCTTACGCTCCCTATTGCCATGAACAACTAAAAATATGATCCCTTTACAGTTAAATGAAGTTTCAAAAATGAGGAAGACAATTTGTTTGTTGGCCATTGCGCTGCTCTTGATAACAGAAGCTGGTGCGCAGCAGCCTGCAAAAAAAGAAGTGAAGATGGATAACGAACTTGTTATTGCAGGCAATGCGGAAGGACCTGTGAAATATTCCATCAAAGCACCACGATCCATGGGGCTCAATGATTCCGGCCGCATCACCATCTCTTTCAGTTTTGAAGAAGGATGGTATGGATACGCTGAAACCGATGGCAATATGGCTGCTGGTTGGTTACCTACCAAAGTTGAATTTGAATTCTCTGATGGCTTTGAAAAGAACGGAGGGCTTATCACGCCACCAATAGTATTCAAAGAAGGTACTGATGTATACATAGGTAATGAAGTGAAGTTTGTGCAGCCGGTGAAATACACGGGCAAGGGAAAGGATGGGAAGCTGGCTTACCAGAAAGAAAGGATCATCCATGTAACAGTCCATTACCAGACATGTGATGAAGAGAAATGCCTTCCTCCCGTAACTGATACAGTGGCCGTAAAAATAAATATGCGTAATTATTAAACCAATCAATTTATCAGGATGCAGGACCCCATTGTTAAAATAGAAAAATTATCGCACCGCTACACCAATAGCTGGGCGATCCGCGACATCAATATGGAAATCGGACGTAGTGGAATTGTGGGATTGCTTGGCTCCAACGGGGCAGGCAAATCCACCACCATGAATATTCTCTGTGGCGCGCTTAATCAGACTGAAGGCAATGTGTTCATCAATGGTATCAATATGCGTGAACATCCTGAGCGTGCGAAACAGGAGATTGGCTTCCTGCCGCAGAACCCTCCATTGTACATGGACCTTACGGTGGATGAATACCTCTACTATTGTGCGGGCCTTCGCAGGATGCCTGATCAAAAAGTGGACGAAGCTGTGAAAGATGCGAAACTCCGTTGTGGTATCGATCATTTCGGTCATCGCCTGCTCCGGAATCTCTCCGGCGGTTACCGCCAGCGTGTAGGCATTGCGCAGGCCATCGTTCATAAACCCAAACTGGTGGTGCTGGACGAGCCTACCAATGGCCTCGATCCCAATCAGATCATCGAAGTGCGTGCACTGATCAAGGATATTGCCCGTGATCGCGCAGTTATCTTTTCTTCTCATATCCTTTCGGAAATCCAACTGCTTTGCAAAGAGATCAAGATGATCGAAAGCGGGCGAATTGTATTTGCCGATACGATGGATGCCTTCAATAATTATGTGGAACCGCACAGTGTGCTCATTCATTTCGAAAATCCTCCCTCCGCATCAGAGCTGCAGCAGGTGCAGGGTGTAACAAAAGTGGATTATCTCACAGAACGACAGGTGCGTGTGTATTTCAGCGGAGACCAGGAGATCACGGAAAGACTGGTAACCGCCAGTGTGCAGTATGGCTGGCGCCTGCGCGAGATCAGTCTCGATAAAACTGCGCTTGATGAGATCTTCAAACAACTATCCACTCAAAAAAAATAGTCCGGTTCTTCCTATAATTATTAAACCATGAAAGTCATTCTTAAAATAGCGAAAACAGAGTTGCGTACTTTGTTTTATTCTCCGATCGCCTGGTTCCTGATGATCGTATTCCTGATCCAGTGTGGCATCGTTTATCTGGGACAGCTGGATATGGTAACCCGCAATATCGAAATGTCAGGCAACGTGGGTGAATTCTTTACCAGTGTTACCAACTGGATCTTCCTGAGTCAGCAGGGCTTGTTCGGCAACATCATGCAAAACCTTTATCTCTACATGCCCCTTTTGACGATGAGCCTGATCAGCCGCGAACTGAACAGCGGAACCATCAAGCTGCTCTATTCATCGCCCATCAAGGTATATGAGATCGTATTTGGGAAATACATTGCCATGATGGCGTATAGCCTGATACTGGTGGTTATTGTTGGTTTTTTTATGGTGGCTGGAATGTTTCATATCCAGCATCCTGAAACCGGCATGCTGCTATCTGCGATGTTCGGTTTCTTCCTGTTGCTGCTGGCTTATTCAGCTATCGGCCTTTTCATGAGTTGTTTAACCAGCTATCAGGTGGTGGCTGCCATCAGCACTTTCGTAATGATCGGCATTCTCAGTTATATCGGCAGGCTGTGGCAGGATATTGATTTTGTAAGAGAGCTCACGTATTATCTCGCAATCAATGGACGCACCCAAAAAATGCTGGGCGGCCTCATCACTACAAAGGATGTTCTTTATTTCATTATCATCATATACATCTTTTTAGGACTGAGTATCTTCAGGATCAGATCAGGAATGGAATCCAAGCCGGTATCGGTTAAGGTTATGCGTTATCTGGCTGTGGTTGCATCGGCATTATTCATTGGATATGTTTCTTCCATTCCCGGATTTGTTGGTTATTGGGACACTACCCTGGATAAATCCAATACACTCACACCCCGGGTACAGAAAATTGTGAAAGACCTGGGTGATGAACCGCTGGAGGTAACTGCTTATGCCAACCTGCTGGATAATTTCTTTTACCTGGGAAGTCCTACCGCATACAATAACAATGAGTCCCGCTGGGAATCTTATCGCAGGTTCAAGCACAATATTGATCTGAAGATCATTCGCTACTACGATACTGTGCCTGGTCCCATGATGAAACGTTATCCCGGTAAAAGCCTGAAAGAAGTAGCAGAGCAATTTGCCAAAAGCCGGGATGTGGATATGAAGGGGCTTCTGACGCCACAGGAAATCCGTAAACAGATCGATCTCCGTGGTGAGAGCAACCGGTTTGTGATGCAGCTTAAATGGAAAGGACGTACCACCGCGCTGCGTGTATTTGATGATATGTATGTATGGCCTTCGGAAACAGAAGTGGCGGCTGCCTTGCTGCGCCTTCAAAAGGCAAGCCTGCCGAAGATCGCCTTCATTACAGGCGAGCTGGAACGCGAGATCGATAAGAGTGGCGACCGCGATTATAAAACGCTGACCAATACGCCAACCTTCCGTTACTCACTGATCAACCAGGGCTTTGATGTGATGAACGTGTCTCTGGAAACACAGGATATTCCAAAGGATATTTCTTCGGTAGTGCTGGCTGACCCGAAAATTGAACTGTCTGCTTCAGCGCTCGCGAAATTGAAAACCTATATCAGTAATGGAGGCAATCTCATGATTGCAGGAGAGCCGGGAAAACAAGCTGTGCTCAACCCATTATTGCAGGAGTTGGGTGTTCAGTTGAATGAAGGAACCATTATTCAATCCAGCCGAAATGATGCGCCGAATTTCGTTTCGGCCTTCGTTCAAAAGGAGGCAAAGCCTTTTTACAAGCTGCTCGAATCCACTATTGAAGATAGTCTCAGGCTTACCATGCCAGGTGCTGCCAGTCTGAGCTATGCGGATAATGGGCCGTTTGTTGTAACAGCGCTGGTAAAGACCAATCCCAAAAACACCTGGAGCCGAACGCGGCCGATAGATCTCGAAACGATGATCAACGCCAGGGTTTCATTTGATGAAAAAGATGAGGAACAGGATAACAGGAGAGGCGGTATGATCTATTACACAGTGAATGAAGCTGAAGGTCAACAAAAGCGTACCCGTCGTGATAGCCTGGGGACTGTAATCTATGAGCCTGCTGCCGGGGATGTGAAAGGTCCTTTCACAATGGTAGTTGGTCTGAGCCGTAAGATCAATGGCAAAGAGCAGCGCATTGTAGTGTCCGGTGATGCAGACTTTCTGAGCAATAAAGAAATGGGGCGTCAGCGTACCGCAAATTTCGTTTTCAGTACTTCTTTGTTTCGGTGGATGAGTAATGGCGACTTCCCGATCGATACCAGTCGTCCTGAAGCGAAGGATAAGAAAGTGAACACAAGCATCGAAAAAGTAAAGTTCTTGCGCATACTTTATCTCTGGGTGCTTCCTGCGATCTTATTAGCAGCAGGTGCTGTATTGCTGATCAGACGTAAAAGGAAATAATCATGGCATTCAGTACTGATAAACAAACACTGGAAGATCTGAAGATTTTCGACAGGTATGGTGATGATTCGATCTTCCAGTTGTTCAACCGTTGCGCCACCAGGGGTGGTGCAATGGTTTTGGAAGATATGTTCAGTCATCCGCTTTCAGATGCAGCAGCCATCAATAAGAGAAGTGGTATTATCCGTTACTTCTCAGAGCAGCGGATTGAGTTTCCTTTGACAAGTGGACATTTTGAAGCTATCGATCCCTATCTCAGTAATACTGATGAACGCACCAGGCTTTCTGCACATGAGCAATCCGTTACCAGGAAGCTGAGTAATATGATTGCGGCGGATGCAGAAACAGCCACCATCCATAAAGGCATTGCCGCCACGGCTGCCATGCTGAAGGAACTGTCGGGTTTCATTGCGTCGTCGCAAATGATGAATGCTGAATTGTATTGTTCCGATAAGGAATCGATACAGGCGCTGCTCAATATGCCTGCCTTGAAACAGGTTTGGGAACTGCAGGGAAAAGTGAAGCTCACGCAGGCTGTGATGGCGGAATATGATGGAGTGTTCCGTTTTAAATTTCGTGACGAAATACAAAAACTTCTCCGGCATATCTATTTGCTGGATGTATATCTTTCTGTTGCCCGTGTGGCACGGGAAAACGGATATGTGTTCCCGGTAGCGCTACCGGCTGGCAATAGTGAATTGCAGCTGGAGGGTGTGTATCATCCTGCCATTAAGAATGCCATTCCCAATGATATCCATATCACGAAGGAGAACAATGTGATCTTTTTGACCGGCGCCAATATGGCTGGTAAATCAACATTCATGAAATCCCTGAGTATAGCGATTTTCCTGGCCCATATGGGATTTCCTGTTGCGGCAGGAAGCATGCGTTTTCACGTGTTGGATGGGATCTATACAACCATCAATCTTCCTGATAATCTTGGAATGGGGGCCAGTCATTTTTATGCAGAAGTGTTGCGCCTCAAAAAAGTTGCGCATGAACTGGGGCAGGGGAAGAGAATTTACGTGGTGTTTGACGAGCTCTTCCGGGGCACGAATGTTAAAGATGCTTATGACGCCACGATTGCTG
This portion of the Pseudobacter ginsenosidimutans genome encodes:
- a CDS encoding protein-disulfide reductase DsbD domain-containing protein → MRKTICLLAIALLLITEAGAQQPAKKEVKMDNELVIAGNAEGPVKYSIKAPRSMGLNDSGRITISFSFEEGWYGYAETDGNMAAGWLPTKVEFEFSDGFEKNGGLITPPIVFKEGTDVYIGNEVKFVQPVKYTGKGKDGKLAYQKERIIHVTVHYQTCDEEKCLPPVTDTVAVKINMRNY
- a CDS encoding Gldg family protein, producing MKVILKIAKTELRTLFYSPIAWFLMIVFLIQCGIVYLGQLDMVTRNIEMSGNVGEFFTSVTNWIFLSQQGLFGNIMQNLYLYMPLLTMSLISRELNSGTIKLLYSSPIKVYEIVFGKYIAMMAYSLILVVIVGFFMVAGMFHIQHPETGMLLSAMFGFFLLLLAYSAIGLFMSCLTSYQVVAAISTFVMIGILSYIGRLWQDIDFVRELTYYLAINGRTQKMLGGLITTKDVLYFIIIIYIFLGLSIFRIRSGMESKPVSVKVMRYLAVVASALFIGYVSSIPGFVGYWDTTLDKSNTLTPRVQKIVKDLGDEPLEVTAYANLLDNFFYLGSPTAYNNNESRWESYRRFKHNIDLKIIRYYDTVPGPMMKRYPGKSLKEVAEQFAKSRDVDMKGLLTPQEIRKQIDLRGESNRFVMQLKWKGRTTALRVFDDMYVWPSETEVAAALLRLQKASLPKIAFITGELEREIDKSGDRDYKTLTNTPTFRYSLINQGFDVMNVSLETQDIPKDISSVVLADPKIELSASALAKLKTYISNGGNLMIAGEPGKQAVLNPLLQELGVQLNEGTIIQSSRNDAPNFVSAFVQKEAKPFYKLLESTIEDSLRLTMPGAASLSYADNGPFVVTALVKTNPKNTWSRTRPIDLETMINARVSFDEKDEEQDNRRGGMIYYTVNEAEGQQKRTRRDSLGTVIYEPAAGDVKGPFTMVVGLSRKINGKEQRIVVSGDADFLSNKEMGRQRTANFVFSTSLFRWMSNGDFPIDTSRPEAKDKKVNTSIEKVKFLRILYLWVLPAILLAAGAVLLIRRKRK
- a CDS encoding PKD-like family lipoprotein; translation: MRTIYYLFAVLLLVGCYKDKGNYEYSDLEEMDISLPFTSYEVGAGKQLTIEPIIETAIPESDIQWQWDVNFTPSNSYIGFYKFAEGKKLDHVFSLNGLMPSTGTYSIRLHAKQISSGREFYSPVTALRITSEYTGLMVLHGDDTQSDIGLLQATDFRVTEGTMPTVSIPHLYSSLNNNQKIPGKGITVVQTVTAYLYDINRARVVALTDAGAAWISYADFSKLGTWNDMFMPGVNAGQPQSIQPQGQVVYAVDGGQLFGRVNGSYEVFPVPLPAAQGYYAATPFFEVGTNARVQGFFFDKNTRGFVTCTNTNNFVQFTDKVTSGISQVVTAKYFNMAAMNADLVYVDRGARQAHYLAVMKEANGNKYLAELDWSASNDVDIPFAKYDMQVLPNINDAIFHAFGNNQVAMCYYATPTKVYRYTANNNETLAGKSNELRLQNGNPIVFDGDITMMKILKPNQNPSGSLMVNYYNHNKIMLVAVYKNNQGTLYSLKLDEPTGDVISYTTYTGFNKIYDADIKGL
- a CDS encoding MutS-related protein, which gives rise to MAFSTDKQTLEDLKIFDRYGDDSIFQLFNRCATRGGAMVLEDMFSHPLSDAAAINKRSGIIRYFSEQRIEFPLTSGHFEAIDPYLSNTDERTRLSAHEQSVTRKLSNMIAADAETATIHKGIAATAAMLKELSGFIASSQMMNAELYCSDKESIQALLNMPALKQVWELQGKVKLTQAVMAEYDGVFRFKFRDEIQKLLRHIYLLDVYLSVARVARENGYVFPVALPAGNSELQLEGVYHPAIKNAIPNDIHITKENNVIFLTGANMAGKSTFMKSLSIAIFLAHMGFPVAAGSMRFHVLDGIYTTINLPDNLGMGASHFYAEVLRLKKVAHELGQGKRIYVVFDELFRGTNVKDAYDATIAVTTAFAERKDSIFVISTHIIEAGDVLKERCNNIAYLYLPTRMNGTRPVYTYTLEQGITNDRHGMVIINNEKILEILEAGLEKLEGKKTIHSLTALKT
- a CDS encoding DUF4843 domain-containing protein — its product is MKYIKYILIITLSACLAGCSKETLDLWNTSNKLWFANVDTLVMASFKKLPANENEFNVKVPVQMAGKTADHDRKFTVEVLKDKRNPETSYKIDDPVVPADSIRGAFKLKITKTPNLVTETDTVTFILRSAGEFETGLATNLRCTVIITNKYTKPAWWYDNQCGAYSEAKHEVLFTVFGNDDDIRGGGATTYSNSYNWGHVDALYNLWKLNTYCEQNGLPFRFANGK
- a CDS encoding SusC/RagA family TonB-linked outer membrane protein — encoded protein: MKLTILLMTVALLTVHAETGRAQSVTLSGKEIPLKQVFAVIKKQTGYVTLHNKELLAKAKDVSLSVKNMPLQDLLDIVFKDQPLKYVIEGKTIVVSSKSYLSTSPSILVDPIPPVADTIIIVRGRVVDANNDPVTGANVTVLRTKQGSATDKNGMFTVKARMDDLLEITFIGFEKFQHRVRSNNAPLISLKKSETSIKEVIITGMVDRKQTSFTGAAVTYTQKELLQAGNKNVLQSLKNMDPSFRVMENLSLGSDPNRLPEIQMRGQSSLPNLQGDFSGNPNQPLFILDGFETTLQRVFDLNMNRIASVTLLKDAAAKAIYGSRAANGVVVIETIRPAKGKLRISYSGDAAIEAPDLSGYNLMEAADKLAFEKERGMYSRFTFSAADVQERDAIYKTNYENVLRGVNTYWLSQPLQTGLSTKHALNLEGGDNNMRYQAGITYNKIDGVMKGSGRNTMALFTTLSYTYRNLIFRNQLEFNRNVSTNSPYGSFSEYAKLNQYYKPTDDNGNLVKVMGLYPFYNGPDRNVYNPLYNAGLNVKSESGYSQLINNFYIDWRISPAIRATGSISYSRNESSSDVFLPPSHTSFINYDANGMSDRKGTYTKGDGYNQNIISNIGINYNKMIGGHQILANATWNLNTRRDVSTTVIAEGFGNDNVDNITFATKYALNTKPTGSDSRVREIGVVGILGYSYEDRYLFDASIRSNGSSMFGVDNRWGAFWSLGVGWNLHKEPFMNNITWINQLRLRSSYGYTGAQNFNPFQGRARYTFGSIVYNNSLGAELQGLPNNSLKWQKKMDFNAGFDMMVKRFLTLRFDYSRGVTTDLLVDMTIPPSMGFNTYKENVGEILNKGYEFSVGVTPWRDDRKRAWVTFNFTGAHFENKLQKVYDIFTTWNQKQDADKNINPGGTGFNRDTYRRPAVYLIEGQSMDAIWGVRSLGIDPLTGEEMFVDKDGNNTFLWSTANQTIIGDKNPTLNGTLGLNAGYKGFSLSVACTYRYGGDLYNSTLVERVENVTGMDNLDKRILESWRKPGDIAQYRVLTLTGGTSDVNTRPTSRFVQRDNELYVSSLNLAYDFIQQRWLKKAGMDNLRLTFYMNELVRLSSIQIERGTDYPFARNFSFQVQASF
- a CDS encoding ABC transporter ATP-binding protein; its protein translation is MQDPIVKIEKLSHRYTNSWAIRDINMEIGRSGIVGLLGSNGAGKSTTMNILCGALNQTEGNVFINGINMREHPERAKQEIGFLPQNPPLYMDLTVDEYLYYCAGLRRMPDQKVDEAVKDAKLRCGIDHFGHRLLRNLSGGYRQRVGIAQAIVHKPKLVVLDEPTNGLDPNQIIEVRALIKDIARDRAVIFSSHILSEIQLLCKEIKMIESGRIVFADTMDAFNNYVEPHSVLIHFENPPSASELQQVQGVTKVDYLTERQVRVYFSGDQEITERLVTASVQYGWRLREISLDKTALDEIFKQLSTQKK
- a CDS encoding RagB/SusD family nutrient uptake outer membrane protein; its protein translation is MKSSKYFLIAFLVITAVSCKKWLDVKPTSELDRSEIFSSERGYREALTGVYANLTKPELYGRETTWGIVECMAGTYGAGMAGNYRTFATYGYKKTNPNYWTGIVTFFNPIWTGVYKQIANLNSLLETIDGNKGIFSGDNYNIVKGEALGLRAYLHFELLCLYGPSYASGGANTPAIPYIDKLTTMISPMLTVDSAMGLIIRDLEASKKLLVNDPMHMGTTPPEVLAPLPGSSYSSFGVASYHNRRFNFNYYAAIATLARAYMWKGDKVNALLQAKEIMADQSARFPWVKSTRVVPPTAATSEQDKTYATETIFALNIKLINDYQDGLIYQGTKRLSSFALCPHAYSTSGTIFEGSTDLRKNNLATSYSGSIAVSNKFHQVTGITSVYSFFQERVPLIRTAEIYYIAAECESDPSVARLYVDSVRSKRGLANMPLSPAITRTDLDIEIRKEYQKEFIGEGRLWFFQKRKDLDLASAANQAIYKTSAMFLKNAYVLDRPDDEDGNR